The Candidatus Neomarinimicrobiota bacterium nucleotide sequence CTTCCAGCCGATCGTGATGCCATCGACTGAGCTGACTCATGACAGGTTCACCCGAACGCCCGATAAGTTCGCCGCCTACATCCAAGATAAGATGGAATACGAAAACGTAATCATCAATGTGGGCTTACGGCTGGACGCCTTTTGGGTCAACGGCCAAATCGCTATTGATCGAGAAGATCCTAACGTATACATGCCCTTCAAACTGGATCATAAGTATAAGGACTTGAACGGGGATGGAGTGATCGAGTTGAGTGAGCAGGTGGAGGAGAACGAATATAGCCTCGAAGAGCGGAAGGATTTCTGGTATCGAGCTGTCGAAGCCAAATATCAAGTCAGTCCCCGGTTTGGCATCGCTTACCCGATTACAGATCGGGGGGTGATTCATTTTTCTTATGGCATATTCCAACAGATTCCGGAGTACAGCCTGCTCTACAATGGGGATGAGCGGAAGGTCTCCAGGGCTGCCGAGACCTATGGCCCCTTCGGCAATCCTGACCTGAATCCCCAGCGGACAACGATGTACGAGCTGGGACTAAGCCAGCAATTGACGAATAACCTGGCGATCAACGTCACGGGATTTTATCGCGATATTCGGGACTGGATCTCTTCCAGTCCATCTATCCCCACGATTGTGGCCGGTGTCTCGTATGCCACCAGAATAAATAGAGATTTTGCGAATGTGCGGGGTATTACGGTTATGGTTGATCGGCGCCTGTCAAATCATTTTGCCTTCAAGGGTGACTATACCCTGCAGATTGTCGAAGGGACCAATTCCGCTCCGGAGGATGAGTTCTGGGCCCAATTGGAGGGTGCCGAACCTACCAGGCAGCTGGCCCCCTTGAACTGGGATCAGCGTCATACCCTGAATCTGAATCTTTTCTTTGGGTCTCCGGGTTTGGGTGCCAGTATCCTGGCCCGCTACAATTCCGGTCAGCCCTATACACCCGAGATCCTCACTGGTGAGCGCGTGG carries:
- a CDS encoding TonB-dependent receptor plug domain-containing protein gives rise to the protein FQPIVMPSTELTHDRFTRTPDKFAAYIQDKMEYENVIINVGLRLDAFWVNGQIAIDREDPNVYMPFKLDHKYKDLNGDGVIELSEQVEENEYSLEERKDFWYRAVEAKYQVSPRFGIAYPITDRGVIHFSYGIFQQIPEYSLLYNGDERKVSRAAETYGPFGNPDLNPQRTTMYELGLSQQLTNNLAINVTGFYRDIRDWISSSPSIPTIVAGVSYATRINRDFANVRGITVMVDRRLSNHFAFKGDYTLQIVEGTNSAPEDEFWAQLEGAEPTRQLAPLNWDQRHTLNLNLFFGSPGLGASILARYNSGQPYTPEILTGERVGRSIIMGLAENSRRKPPRFTVDINAFKQFQLGEGVVKISTQIYNLFDTDNPSTVYSDTGEAGYTIRQVQVTQADKGYFIRPEYYAEPHQILLGISYEF